In Aegilops tauschii subsp. strangulata cultivar AL8/78 chromosome 3, Aet v6.0, whole genome shotgun sequence, one genomic interval encodes:
- the LOC141020603 gene encoding probable ubiquitin-conjugating enzyme E2 23 has protein sequence MDVVPAAESPNLYFLDLVSSGPMLIDRGLVLPVGEVDNHYLPVDKFELLRIDDSVVYKNISDIKVVDRSHLYPGQLVGSASDMGGQIGVITGVNTMLNLAKLDNKGLPIKVIRGVSPSSLRRIRSLNLGDFVVSGPWLGRVVEVSIDIDVLFDDGAVCRVSDAESKNLVGVRENRHSRRRCQMNSIFHQGLSVGGPDACSIFKAARWLNGYWHPQRDLGTIMKLETSGVLVYWVASMHYGTDKELLEASAPPAYQNPDDLTFFCASYDCSTSVNNNIAASGTGPTEHVGIVKSMQYEHQTVCVSWFKTPGHPDEAREVECDDIVSAYDLRLDSNHSAYYGDIVIRILPSVSTDGGESAPLLQGNKKKNAVPADLSWVGRVVELPNGHVQVKWGDGSMSTVSPHEIVVVKDENYMELWLEMGDWVEDDGIDDAPEEPVAANTAPN, from the exons ATGGACGTCGTCCCCGCGGCGGAATCTCCCAATCTTTACTTTCTCGACCTCGTGAGTTCCGGCCCCATGCTCATCGACCGTGGCCTCGTTCTCCCGGTCGGCGAGGTGGACAACCACTATCTCCCTGTCGACAAGTTCGAGCTCCTGCGCATCGATGACAGTGTTGTGTACAAGAACATCAGCGACATCAAGGTGGTCGACAGGAGCCACCTGTACCCCGGACAGTTGGTCGGATCGGCCTCCGACATGGGCGGCCAAATCGGCGTCATCACCGGCGTCAACACCATGCTCAACCTGGCCAAGCTCGACAACAAAGGCCTGCCGATCAAGGTCATCAGGGGAGTGTCCCCATCTAGCCTGCGGCGCATCAGGAGCCTCAACCTTGGCGACTTTGTCGTGTCCGGGCCGTGGCTCGGCCGCGTCGTGGAGGTGTCAATCGACATCGATGTGTTGTTCGATGACGGAGCGGTCTGCAGGGTCAGCGATGCGGAGTCCAAGAACCTGGTGGGTGTGCGTGAGAACCGCCACAGCAGGCGTCGCTGCCAAATGAACAGTATTTTCCACCAGGGGCTGTCCGTCGGCGGGCCGGACGCTTGTTCAATTTTCAAGGCGGCGCGGTGGCTTAATGGCTATTGGCATCCTCAACGAGACCTAGGAACCATCATGAAGCTGGAGACGTCTGGCGTCCTCGTCTACTGGGTTGCATCAATGCATTATGGCACCGACAAGGAGCTACTGGAGGCATCAGCTCCTCCGGCCTACCAGAACCCAGACGATCTAACATTCTTCTGCGCCTCGTACGATTGCT CTACTAGTGTCAACAACAACATTGCCGCATCTGGAACTGGACCAACCGAGCATGTGGGCATCGTCAAGAGCATGCAATACGAGCACCAGACAGTTTGTGTATCATGGTTCAAGACGCCAGGGCATCCTGATGAGGCTAGGGAGGTCGAGTGCGATGATATCGTCAGTGCTTATGACCTAAGATTGGACTCTAACCACTCTGCTTACTATGGTGATATTGTCATTCGTATCCTACCATCAGTATCAACAGATGGCGGTGAAAGTGCACCCTTGTTACAGGGAAACAAGAAGAAAAATGCCGTTCCCGCTGATCTTTCATGGGTGGGGCGGGTAGTTGAACTTCCTAATGGGCACGTCCAAGTCAAGTGGGGTGATGGTAGCATGTCAACG GTATCGCCCCATGAGATCGTTGTCGTCAAAGATGAGAACTACATGGAGCTATGGCTTGAAATGGGCGACTGGGTAGAGGACGATGGCATCGATGACGCACCCGAAGAACCGGTTGCTGCCAACACG GCACCAAATTAA